The following proteins are co-located in the Brachybacterium sacelli genome:
- a CDS encoding amidohydrolase, protein MTVLSASMSAALQEQTAWQESLLKDFHRHPELSMREERTRGVIAGQLAGYGYEVHELGGGVVGVLANGEGRTVLFRADIDGLPVREDSGLDYASTATQADGEDVEQPTMHACGHDFHLTAGLGAAKLLADHRQDWSGTYLALFQPGEEKAAGARSMVEAGLVDAVPAPDVCLGQHVLTDPVAGKVAVASGPVMSTAASARIVVHGAGSHGSMPHLGVDPVVLAAAIVTRLQTLVARELSPADFGVVTVGSLQAGSSANIIPGSATMLVNFRAYDEDILGRLIAGAERVVRAECETARSPREPEIAVYDRYPLTANDESAAEVVREGFLAQFGPERVEVMAPVTASEDFSIVPDAFAAPYCYWGVGGYAEGREAYPNHSPLWSPDLQPTLRVGTEAATAAVLAHLSTDRMG, encoded by the coding sequence ATGACCGTGTTGAGCGCATCGATGAGCGCCGCACTTCAGGAGCAGACGGCGTGGCAGGAGTCCCTGCTGAAGGACTTCCATCGTCACCCGGAGCTGTCGATGCGCGAGGAGCGCACGCGCGGCGTGATCGCCGGGCAGCTCGCGGGCTACGGCTACGAGGTCCATGAGCTCGGCGGCGGCGTGGTCGGCGTGCTCGCGAACGGCGAGGGCCGCACCGTCCTGTTCCGCGCCGACATCGACGGTCTGCCGGTGCGGGAGGACTCCGGGCTGGACTACGCCTCGACCGCGACCCAGGCCGACGGCGAGGATGTTGAGCAGCCCACGATGCACGCCTGCGGCCACGATTTCCACCTCACCGCGGGTCTGGGCGCCGCGAAGCTGCTGGCCGATCACCGCCAGGACTGGTCCGGGACCTATCTCGCACTGTTCCAGCCCGGCGAGGAGAAGGCGGCCGGTGCGCGCTCGATGGTGGAGGCCGGTCTGGTCGACGCGGTCCCCGCTCCCGACGTGTGCTTGGGCCAGCACGTGCTCACCGACCCCGTCGCCGGGAAGGTGGCGGTCGCGTCGGGTCCGGTGATGAGCACCGCGGCCTCGGCCCGGATCGTGGTCCACGGCGCCGGCTCCCACGGGTCGATGCCCCACCTCGGTGTGGATCCGGTGGTGCTGGCCGCCGCGATCGTGACCCGCCTGCAGACCCTGGTCGCCCGCGAGCTCTCCCCGGCGGATTTCGGGGTGGTCACCGTCGGCTCCCTGCAGGCAGGATCGAGCGCGAACATCATCCCCGGCAGTGCGACGATGCTGGTGAACTTCCGCGCGTACGACGAGGACATCCTCGGCCGGCTCATCGCGGGGGCGGAGCGGGTGGTGCGCGCCGAGTGCGAGACGGCCAGGTCACCGCGCGAGCCGGAGATCGCGGTGTACGACCGCTACCCGCTGACCGCGAACGACGAGTCGGCGGCCGAGGTGGTCCGCGAGGGGTTCCTGGCGCAGTTCGGTCCGGAGCGGGTCGAGGTCATGGCACCGGTGACGGCCTCGGAGGACTTCTCGATCGTGCCGGATGCGTTCGCGGCGCCGTACTGCTACTGGGGCGTCGGCGGCTACGCCGAGGGTCGCGAGGCGTACCCGAACCACAGCCCGCTCTGGTCACCGGATCTGCAGCCCACGCTGCGCGTCGGCACCGAGGCGGCCACGGCTGCCGTGCTCGCCCACCTCTCGACGGACCGGATGGGCTGA
- a CDS encoding carbohydrate ABC transporter permease, with protein MSKSPPSAVVRSRLTPYLFILPAFLVYAAFSLYPLIRAAQFSLYDWAGFGPSTFVGLANYADLAGDEAFRAALGNALVLIAFYALLPLVIGLVLAAIFRRGQVRGMGFFRSVIFLPQVIALVVVAVAWRNIYAPNGPLNELLRAVGLDGLARGWLGDPGAALPAVGFIGTWLEMGLVMLLLLAGMSRIPDDLFEAARLDGAGPVREFFAITLPSVRGEIVVALVLTIIAALKTFDLIYMTTSGGPGNATTVPSYEVYDRAFQLREVGSASAVAIVLTVLVFAINVLVTRIGERSR; from the coding sequence ATGTCGAAGAGTCCCCCCTCGGCGGTCGTGCGCTCGCGCCTGACCCCGTACCTTTTCATCCTGCCCGCCTTCCTCGTCTATGCGGCGTTCTCGCTGTACCCGCTGATCAGGGCGGCACAGTTCTCCCTGTACGACTGGGCCGGCTTCGGGCCCTCGACCTTCGTGGGGTTGGCGAACTATGCGGACCTCGCGGGGGACGAGGCGTTCCGGGCCGCCCTCGGCAACGCCCTGGTGCTGATCGCGTTCTACGCGCTGCTGCCGCTGGTGATCGGTCTCGTGCTGGCGGCCATCTTCCGTCGCGGACAGGTGCGAGGGATGGGCTTCTTCCGCTCGGTGATCTTCCTGCCGCAGGTGATCGCGCTGGTGGTGGTCGCGGTGGCATGGCGGAACATCTACGCGCCGAACGGGCCGCTGAACGAGCTGCTGCGCGCCGTCGGGCTCGACGGACTGGCCCGCGGTTGGCTGGGGGACCCGGGGGCCGCCCTGCCGGCGGTCGGGTTCATCGGCACCTGGTTGGAGATGGGGCTGGTGATGCTGCTGCTGCTGGCGGGCATGAGCCGTATCCCCGACGACCTCTTCGAGGCGGCGCGGCTGGACGGCGCCGGTCCGGTGCGCGAGTTCTTCGCGATCACCCTGCCGTCGGTGCGTGGTGAGATCGTCGTCGCCCTGGTGCTGACCATCATCGCGGCCCTGAAGACCTTCGACCTCATCTACATGACGACGTCCGGTGGGCCCGGCAACGCCACCACGGTGCCCAGCTACGAGGTGTACGACAGGGCGTTCCAGCTGCGTGAGGTCGGTTCCGCCAGCGCCGTCGCCATCGTGCTGACGGTGCTGGTGTTCGCGATCAACGTCCTGGTCACGCGGATCGGGGAGCGGTCGCGATGA
- a CDS encoding ABC transporter substrate-binding protein: MTVHKPASASTMCHHGALRHSIAAVAARTQEDTMRRQSRRHFLGSSAAVGGVGLLAACAPGSDSGASDGGGSGPAASDVETDPAAMGEITLKVWDQEVRGAQNDAIESLVDAFEKAYPNITVDRVKQSFDDLQQQSGLALSGNDVPDVLQVNNARGDMGEFVKAGQLTDLTGYAEAYGWEDRFPTSVLSKARYSADGVTFGEGPLWGLPQTGEVCGIYYSAKKLKALGAKPPTTWDEVYALVEAAQEAGELPIKLGNLEQWPALHLFGPLQADFVTAETIVPLAMGNAGADWTSEENLAALTRLADWASSGALGDSPNGLAYDTAWAEYTEGSGVLLIGGSWLGPDMGAVMGEDLRFMAPPAGVDGTIATTGGTGLPFAIPAKAANADAAAAYIDHLTSDTAMELIAEAGGMPVLRTAELAPASGVNKDIYEAFDAVSNDGELLPYLDYATPTFADTAGAALQQVIGGESEPAAAAEELQTDYGDFTAEG, translated from the coding sequence ATGACTGTGCACAAGCCTGCATCTGCGAGCACGATGTGCCATCATGGTGCCCTGCGCCACAGCATCGCGGCTGTCGCCGCCCGCACCCAGGAGGACACCATGCGTCGTCAGTCCCGTCGACATTTCCTCGGCTCGAGCGCTGCCGTCGGGGGCGTCGGACTCCTCGCCGCCTGCGCACCCGGCTCCGACTCCGGCGCGAGCGACGGCGGCGGTTCCGGCCCGGCCGCCTCCGACGTCGAGACGGACCCCGCGGCGATGGGCGAGATCACCCTGAAGGTCTGGGACCAGGAGGTCCGCGGCGCGCAGAACGACGCGATCGAATCGCTCGTCGACGCCTTCGAGAAGGCGTACCCGAACATCACGGTCGATCGGGTCAAGCAGTCCTTCGACGACCTCCAGCAGCAGTCCGGCCTGGCGCTGTCCGGGAACGACGTGCCCGACGTGCTGCAGGTCAACAACGCCCGCGGCGACATGGGCGAGTTCGTCAAAGCCGGCCAGCTCACCGACCTGACCGGCTACGCCGAGGCCTACGGCTGGGAGGACCGCTTCCCCACGTCGGTGCTGTCCAAGGCCCGCTACTCGGCCGACGGAGTCACCTTCGGCGAAGGCCCGCTGTGGGGACTCCCGCAGACCGGCGAGGTGTGCGGCATCTACTACAGCGCGAAGAAGCTCAAGGCTCTCGGGGCGAAGCCACCGACGACCTGGGACGAGGTGTACGCGCTGGTGGAGGCCGCGCAGGAGGCCGGCGAGCTGCCGATCAAGCTCGGCAACCTCGAGCAGTGGCCCGCGCTGCACCTCTTCGGCCCGCTGCAGGCGGACTTCGTGACCGCCGAGACCATCGTCCCCCTCGCCATGGGCAACGCCGGGGCCGACTGGACCAGCGAGGAGAACCTCGCCGCCCTCACGCGGCTCGCCGACTGGGCGAGCAGCGGCGCCCTCGGCGACTCCCCCAACGGCCTCGCCTACGACACCGCCTGGGCGGAGTACACGGAGGGCTCGGGCGTGCTGCTGATCGGCGGCTCCTGGCTCGGCCCCGACATGGGGGCCGTGATGGGGGAGGACCTGCGCTTCATGGCCCCACCCGCCGGGGTCGACGGGACGATCGCCACCACCGGCGGCACCGGCCTGCCCTTCGCGATCCCGGCGAAGGCCGCGAACGCCGACGCGGCGGCCGCCTACATCGACCACCTCACCTCCGACACGGCGATGGAACTGATCGCCGAGGCCGGCGGGATGCCGGTGCTGCGCACCGCGGAGCTCGCCCCGGCCTCCGGGGTGAACAAGGACATCTACGAGGCCTTCGACGCGGTCTCGAACGACGGGGAGCTGCTGCCCTACCTCGACTACGCCACGCCGACCTTCGCCGACACCGCCGGGGCCGCGCTGCAGCAGGTCATCGGTGGCGAGAGCGAGCCGGCCGCCGCGGCCGAGGAGCTGCAGACCGACTACGGCGACTTCACTGCGGAGGGCTGA
- a CDS encoding sugar-binding protein, with amino-acid sequence MSHPARTSSTPSATPLSRRRLLQGSAVLGLAAGATVLDVPGLPPMERALADGTVDLDVLYIGAHPDDEAWTLAALGQWHEFEDQRAGVITLTRGEGGGNAVGLEEGPALGLLRETEERTAVGYAGIEHVFNLDAVDFFYTLSAPLSYEVWGGAEVFSRVIRIVRATRPDVIVTMDPSPVEGNHGNHQQAAMFAVEAYQLAGREDVFPEHFEEGLRPFSPSRILRSGSNGSAGTGPDAVAQGYEPEVAGEVVFGAWDGTESARHGKRWSAVLDDAVHTYRTQGWHVNPPSPSDPAQIPVTWFTLIASRTPLADPTSSGTAALRGATLPIDGGLPLGTTLEVASERFTALPGEDLEVTVTVGSPGRALPGVEVALEVPEGWEVGGMQRIGTVPAKQHRSATFTVTAPEDVALGEHVQLRARASSRGGTGENVLPLRTAGPVEAGLADRPEIATFLEWTEELGMQRLDALVPTRRALGSGLAETVEVVVRNRSATAQDAEVTLELPEGFTADPTHLSVEGVPPGQEAAREVRLENTDPSLPTANRAPEDGVYPVTVTVTAAGSTSSTAQGLHLVPRLVAERSAGIEIDARRSSGEYPGDSIDVGTLWEGDEVTAEDASGTTWVTYDEQGLSVFVQVVDDTLGALLPPEDNKQRFRTDSIEIMIDPRGSSDHTATTFILGALPGTAAEDGTGGPVAGRDHDNHQGPIDEVAPGVRIAATLSDPYDGYVLEARIPYAQLPDGIDPTRLGFNVVVYDSDTQDRTGQSRIGWSTFPGVQADPYRWGVLELPDAAAGEEAPLEPQIPDTAARSVHSPASIIQAAGDGTGLGGATALDDGALRLGTISRTSDGVSVRLRTGQAGTVRAYLWDGTGTVGALDAGESGTGRQTLEVPLTGEIAQDAELHLAVSLENEDGTAAAAAPVG; translated from the coding sequence ATGTCGCACCCCGCCCGCACCTCCTCGACCCCGTCCGCCACTCCGCTCAGCCGGCGGCGTCTGCTCCAGGGCTCGGCCGTCCTCGGCCTCGCCGCCGGAGCGACCGTCCTGGACGTCCCCGGCCTGCCGCCGATGGAGCGCGCCCTCGCCGACGGCACCGTCGACCTCGACGTCCTCTACATCGGCGCGCACCCGGATGACGAGGCCTGGACGCTCGCGGCTCTCGGGCAGTGGCACGAGTTCGAGGACCAGCGCGCCGGTGTCATCACCCTCACGCGCGGCGAGGGCGGCGGCAATGCCGTCGGACTCGAGGAGGGCCCCGCCCTCGGCCTCCTCCGGGAGACCGAGGAGCGCACCGCCGTCGGCTACGCCGGGATCGAACACGTCTTCAACCTCGACGCCGTCGACTTCTTCTACACCCTCTCGGCCCCGCTGTCCTACGAGGTGTGGGGCGGCGCCGAGGTGTTCAGCCGGGTGATCCGCATCGTGCGTGCCACCCGGCCCGACGTCATCGTCACCATGGACCCCTCTCCCGTCGAGGGGAACCACGGCAACCACCAGCAGGCGGCGATGTTCGCCGTCGAGGCCTATCAGCTGGCCGGGCGCGAGGACGTGTTCCCGGAGCATTTCGAGGAGGGCCTGCGCCCCTTCTCCCCGTCCCGGATCCTGCGCTCGGGCTCGAACGGCAGCGCGGGCACCGGACCGGACGCCGTCGCCCAGGGGTATGAGCCCGAGGTGGCCGGCGAGGTCGTCTTCGGTGCCTGGGACGGCACCGAGTCCGCGCGGCACGGGAAGCGCTGGAGCGCGGTGCTGGACGATGCGGTCCACACCTATCGCACCCAGGGCTGGCACGTGAACCCGCCCTCGCCCTCCGACCCGGCGCAGATCCCGGTCACCTGGTTCACCCTGATCGCCTCCCGCACTCCGCTGGCCGACCCCACCAGCTCCGGCACCGCGGCCCTGCGCGGTGCGACGCTGCCGATCGACGGCGGCCTGCCGCTCGGCACCACGCTCGAGGTCGCCTCCGAGCGCTTCACGGCCCTGCCGGGGGAGGACCTCGAGGTGACCGTGACCGTCGGCTCCCCGGGCAGGGCGCTTCCCGGCGTCGAGGTGGCTCTCGAGGTCCCCGAGGGCTGGGAAGTCGGCGGGATGCAGCGGATCGGCACCGTCCCCGCGAAGCAGCATCGCAGCGCGACCTTCACGGTCACTGCTCCCGAGGACGTCGCCCTCGGCGAGCACGTCCAGCTGCGAGCCCGCGCGAGCTCCCGGGGCGGCACCGGCGAGAACGTGCTGCCCCTGCGCACCGCCGGACCCGTCGAGGCAGGCCTCGCGGACCGTCCGGAGATCGCGACCTTCCTGGAGTGGACCGAGGAGCTGGGCATGCAGCGTCTGGACGCGCTGGTCCCCACCCGTCGGGCGCTGGGCTCCGGACTCGCGGAGACCGTCGAGGTGGTGGTGCGCAATCGCTCCGCCACAGCGCAGGACGCCGAAGTCACCCTCGAGCTGCCTGAGGGCTTCACGGCCGACCCGACCCACTTGTCGGTCGAGGGCGTCCCACCCGGTCAGGAGGCGGCACGCGAGGTGCGGCTGGAGAACACCGATCCCTCCCTGCCCACCGCGAACCGAGCGCCCGAGGACGGCGTCTATCCGGTGACCGTCACCGTGACCGCTGCGGGGAGCACCTCCTCGACGGCGCAGGGGCTGCACCTGGTGCCCCGGCTGGTCGCCGAGCGGTCCGCGGGCATCGAGATCGATGCCCGGCGGAGCAGCGGCGAGTACCCGGGCGACAGCATCGACGTCGGCACCCTCTGGGAGGGTGACGAAGTCACTGCCGAGGACGCCTCGGGCACCACCTGGGTCACCTACGACGAGCAGGGGCTGTCCGTGTTCGTGCAGGTCGTCGACGACACGCTCGGAGCCCTGCTGCCGCCGGAGGACAACAAGCAGCGCTTCCGCACGGACTCGATCGAGATCATGATCGACCCGCGCGGGAGCTCGGACCACACCGCCACGACCTTCATCCTCGGCGCCCTGCCCGGCACCGCTGCCGAGGACGGCACCGGAGGGCCCGTGGCCGGGCGGGATCACGACAACCATCAGGGGCCGATCGACGAGGTGGCGCCCGGCGTGAGGATCGCCGCCACCCTCTCGGACCCCTACGACGGGTACGTGCTCGAGGCGAGGATCCCGTACGCGCAACTGCCCGACGGCATCGACCCGACCCGTCTCGGGTTCAACGTCGTCGTCTACGACTCCGACACCCAGGACCGCACCGGCCAGTCCCGTATCGGCTGGTCCACCTTTCCCGGCGTCCAGGCGGATCCCTACCGATGGGGCGTGCTCGAGCTGCCCGACGCCGCTGCCGGCGAGGAAGCACCGCTCGAGCCGCAGATCCCCGACACCGCGGCGCGGTCGGTGCACTCCCCGGCCTCGATCATCCAGGCGGCAGGGGACGGCACGGGCCTCGGCGGGGCGACCGCGCTGGATGACGGCGCCCTCCGCCTGGGCACGATCTCTCGCACCTCCGACGGCGTCTCGGTGCGCCTGCGCACCGGGCAGGCCGGCACGGTGCGGGCCTACCTGTGGGACGGCACCGGGACCGTCGGTGCCCTCGACGCCGGCGAGAGCGGGACAGGCAGGCAGACGCTCGAGGTGCCGCTGACCGGGGAGATCGCCCAGGACGCCGAGCTGCACCTCGCGGTGTCGCTCGAGAACGAGGACGGGACGGCCGCTGCTGCCGCCCCGGTGGGATGA
- a CDS encoding DeoR/GlpR family DNA-binding transcription regulator, translating into MLSEERHEAIVAFVRRHGSATVGRLSVDFAVSEATIRRDLELLSGSGAVRRVRGGACDVRGSIRPEADVRAFADVATSASTAKRQIAERAVSCIADGDVIALDIGTTVAAMCPLLAGRSLTVVTASLAVIQALAEAPDVDIVVLGGLLRPNYQSLVGTLTESALRQVRVDMAFLGTSGIRPDGTVLDSTPSEVPVKRGLLEVSTTAFLLADHEKLPGSGFLEVSSLDRFTGLITDRSPAPDALVLPEGEELEVLLP; encoded by the coding sequence ATGCTCAGCGAAGAACGCCACGAGGCCATCGTCGCCTTCGTGCGCCGCCACGGTTCGGCGACCGTCGGCCGCCTGAGCGTGGACTTCGCCGTCTCCGAGGCCACCATCCGTCGCGATCTCGAGCTGCTGTCCGGTTCCGGCGCGGTGCGTCGCGTGCGCGGCGGTGCCTGCGACGTGCGCGGCAGCATCCGGCCCGAGGCCGACGTGCGGGCCTTCGCCGACGTGGCCACCTCCGCCTCGACCGCCAAGCGGCAGATCGCCGAGCGCGCCGTGTCCTGCATCGCCGACGGTGACGTGATCGCGCTGGACATCGGCACCACCGTCGCGGCGATGTGCCCCCTGCTCGCCGGGCGGTCGCTGACCGTGGTCACGGCCTCGCTCGCCGTGATCCAGGCCCTCGCCGAGGCCCCGGACGTCGACATCGTCGTGCTCGGCGGGCTGCTGCGGCCGAACTACCAGTCGCTCGTGGGGACCCTGACCGAGTCCGCCCTGCGGCAGGTCCGGGTCGACATGGCGTTCCTCGGCACCTCCGGCATCCGGCCCGACGGGACGGTGCTCGACTCGACTCCCAGCGAGGTGCCGGTCAAGCGCGGCCTGCTCGAGGTCTCGACCACGGCCTTCCTGCTCGCAGATCACGAGAAGCTGCCCGGCTCGGGCTTCCTCGAGGTCTCCTCCCTGGATCGGTTCACGGGACTGATCACCGACCGTTCCCCCGCCCCCGATGCGCTCGTCCTCCCGGAGGGGGAGGAGCTGGAGGTCCTGCTGCCATGA
- a CDS encoding carbohydrate kinase family protein, giving the protein MTENAPTPGPATPDSGRPTTDSAPSDPAPPEGSTAASRPWLTAKEAAAIDAAADWDPLAATRQEGDPPLDVLLSGTVFFDIVFTGLDRLPAPGEELWSKGMGSSPGGIANLAVAAARLGLRTGLVAGFGDDAYADWMWHTMAHEEGIDLTASRRFPDFHSPLTASVAAQGDRAMVTHGHELPEPLSVMIARAPAARAAVVDLAGETGWWADLARRGSKIFADIGFDETGRWDVADLAPLAHCHAFTPNAVEAMGYTRTESPDRAVRALAEKVPLAVVTDGATGSYAIDASTGEEAYCPAVPVTAIDTTGAGDVFAASMVLGTLADWPLDERLKFASLCSALAVQQFGGSLAAPGWGDITDWWRHLTDAADDGDLRAAYTRDGYCFLEHIVPDRRVQGRRRAQGTFALRSDAGKH; this is encoded by the coding sequence ATGACCGAGAACGCCCCGACCCCCGGACCTGCGACCCCCGATAGCGGCCGCCCGACGACGGACAGCGCCCCGTCGGACCCGGCCCCTCCGGAGGGCTCCACCGCCGCGTCCCGCCCCTGGCTCACCGCGAAGGAGGCGGCCGCCATCGACGCCGCCGCGGACTGGGACCCCCTGGCCGCGACCCGCCAGGAGGGGGACCCGCCGCTGGACGTGCTGCTGTCCGGGACCGTCTTCTTCGACATCGTCTTCACGGGCCTGGACCGTCTGCCCGCGCCCGGCGAGGAGCTGTGGAGCAAGGGCATGGGCTCCAGCCCCGGGGGCATCGCCAACCTCGCCGTGGCCGCGGCCCGCCTCGGACTGCGCACCGGGTTGGTGGCCGGATTCGGCGACGACGCCTATGCCGACTGGATGTGGCACACCATGGCGCACGAGGAGGGCATCGACCTGACCGCCTCCCGTCGCTTCCCCGACTTCCATTCGCCGCTGACCGCCTCCGTCGCCGCCCAGGGCGACCGGGCGATGGTCACCCACGGCCACGAGCTGCCCGAGCCGCTGTCGGTGATGATCGCCCGGGCCCCGGCCGCGCGGGCCGCCGTCGTCGACCTGGCGGGGGAGACCGGGTGGTGGGCGGACCTCGCCCGTCGCGGCTCGAAGATCTTCGCCGACATCGGCTTCGACGAGACCGGCCGCTGGGACGTGGCGGACCTCGCCCCGCTCGCGCACTGCCATGCCTTCACGCCCAATGCGGTCGAGGCCATGGGGTACACCCGCACCGAGAGCCCCGACCGGGCCGTGCGCGCGCTCGCCGAGAAGGTGCCGCTGGCCGTGGTCACCGACGGCGCCACCGGCTCCTACGCGATCGACGCGTCCACCGGTGAGGAGGCGTACTGCCCGGCCGTGCCCGTGACCGCGATCGACACCACCGGTGCCGGCGACGTGTTCGCCGCCTCGATGGTGCTGGGCACCCTCGCCGACTGGCCGCTGGACGAGCGACTGAAGTTCGCCTCACTCTGCTCCGCTCTCGCCGTCCAGCAGTTCGGCGGGTCCCTGGCAGCCCCCGGCTGGGGCGACATCACCGACTGGTGGCGGCACCTCACCGATGCGGCCGACGACGGGGACCTGCGCGCCGCGTACACCCGCGACGGCTACTGCTTCCTCGAGCACATCGTCCCCGACCGTCGGGTCCAGGGACGACGTCGCGCCCAGGGCACCTTCGCCCTGCGCTCGGACGCCGGCAAGCACTGA
- a CDS encoding carbohydrate ABC transporter permease: MRISAAERTMNYVVLVLFALFALVPILTILATALSPQIGEAPGLHLGNFVEAWQVGGFGRSLGNSLIVAALVVTSAVVLSVLSGYAFGTMRFRGATVLFYVFLLGLMIPTEATVIPLFFDLRTLGLTDTYAAIALPQIAQSVAFGTFWLRAQFRTLPTSLLEAAALDGAGPMRTLRSVVVPASVPALTTLVVLAFMWTWNEFLIALVMAPGGSLRTAPLGLSNFQGQYTAELALLSAGAVIVALPMVIMFLFLQRHFIRGMLEGAVK, from the coding sequence ATGAGGATCTCCGCCGCCGAGCGCACGATGAACTACGTCGTGCTGGTGCTGTTCGCCCTGTTCGCCCTCGTCCCGATCCTCACCATCCTCGCCACGGCGCTCTCCCCGCAGATCGGGGAGGCCCCCGGACTGCACCTGGGCAACTTCGTGGAGGCCTGGCAGGTGGGCGGCTTCGGTCGCTCCCTGGGCAACTCCCTGATCGTCGCCGCCCTCGTGGTCACCTCCGCCGTGGTCCTCTCGGTGCTGTCCGGCTACGCCTTCGGCACCATGCGGTTCCGGGGCGCGACGGTGCTGTTCTACGTGTTCCTGCTGGGATTGATGATCCCCACCGAGGCCACCGTGATCCCGCTGTTTTTCGACCTGCGCACCCTGGGTCTGACCGACACCTACGCCGCGATCGCCCTCCCGCAGATCGCGCAGTCCGTCGCCTTCGGCACCTTCTGGCTGCGCGCCCAGTTCCGGACCCTTCCCACCAGCCTGCTGGAGGCCGCCGCGCTCGACGGCGCCGGACCGATGCGCACACTGCGCAGCGTGGTGGTGCCCGCCTCCGTCCCGGCACTGACCACCCTCGTCGTGCTGGCGTTCATGTGGACCTGGAACGAATTCCTCATCGCCCTGGTCATGGCCCCCGGCGGTTCCCTGCGCACCGCCCCGCTGGGCCTGTCCAACTTCCAAGGCCAGTACACCGCCGAGCTCGCCCTGCTCTCGGCGGGAGCGGTCATCGTCGCGCTGCCGATGGTGATCATGTTCCTGTTCCTGCAGAGGCACTTCATCCGCGGAATGCTCGAAGGAGCCGTGAAGTGA
- a CDS encoding 6-phospho-beta-glucosidase: MKLTILGGGGFRVPLVYEAVATGATGLQVDEIALQDVDTGRLRTITEVIGGVRERLEAEGRLSHAPRLSATTDLREAVAGADFVFSAVRVGGAEARTIDERVALGLGLLGQETIGPGGLAYALRTIPVALDIARTVAELAPDAWTINFTNPAGIVTEAMRSVLGDRVVGICDTPIGLVRRVGRLLDVDLVAGERGAEVDYVGLNHLGWLRAVTVDGIDRLPGLLGDDAALEEIEEARLIGKDWVRADGALPNEYLYYYLHTTAAIERITGAATTRGEFLAKQQGDFYLAAEDESCCSSPAELWRETLHEREATYMAESRDEERREEDVAGGGYQEVALRLMTALATGRRERMILDVGNLSAERQDALASERIVPELPTDAVLEVLCEVDADGVHPLPIAPVELGRLGLMSSLRASERKILEAAVTGSRDAAWQGFATHPLVSSPELGAKLLEGYVAGHPQIAELLGTDLLGTD; encoded by the coding sequence ATGAAGCTGACGATCCTGGGCGGCGGCGGATTCCGCGTGCCGCTGGTGTACGAAGCCGTGGCCACCGGAGCCACCGGGCTGCAGGTCGACGAGATCGCCCTGCAGGACGTCGACACCGGCCGTCTGCGCACGATCACGGAGGTCATCGGTGGGGTGCGCGAGCGGCTCGAGGCGGAAGGGCGCCTCTCCCACGCGCCCCGCCTGAGCGCGACCACCGACCTGCGCGAGGCCGTCGCCGGCGCCGACTTCGTCTTCAGCGCGGTCCGGGTGGGCGGCGCCGAGGCCCGCACCATCGACGAGCGGGTCGCCCTGGGCCTGGGACTGCTGGGCCAGGAGACCATCGGTCCGGGCGGGCTCGCGTACGCGCTGCGCACGATCCCGGTCGCCCTGGACATCGCGCGTACGGTCGCCGAGCTCGCCCCCGACGCCTGGACCATCAATTTCACGAACCCTGCCGGCATCGTCACCGAGGCGATGCGCTCCGTGCTCGGCGACCGCGTCGTCGGCATCTGCGACACCCCGATCGGTCTGGTGCGCCGAGTGGGCCGGCTGCTCGATGTGGACCTGGTGGCCGGCGAGCGCGGCGCCGAGGTCGACTACGTGGGGCTGAACCACCTGGGGTGGCTGCGCGCGGTCACGGTCGACGGGATCGACCGCTTGCCCGGGCTGCTCGGCGACGACGCCGCCCTCGAGGAGATCGAGGAGGCACGGCTGATCGGCAAGGACTGGGTGCGGGCCGACGGCGCGCTGCCCAACGAGTACCTGTACTACTACCTCCACACGACCGCGGCGATCGAGCGGATCACCGGCGCCGCGACCACTCGCGGGGAGTTCCTCGCCAAGCAGCAGGGGGACTTCTACCTCGCTGCGGAGGACGAGAGCTGCTGCTCCTCCCCCGCCGAGCTGTGGCGCGAGACGCTCCACGAGCGCGAAGCGACGTACATGGCCGAGTCCCGCGACGAGGAGCGCCGCGAGGAGGACGTCGCCGGCGGCGGCTACCAGGAGGTGGCGCTGCGGCTGATGACGGCGTTGGCCACGGGGCGGCGCGAGCGGATGATCCTCGACGTCGGCAACCTCTCCGCCGAGCGGCAGGACGCCCTCGCCTCCGAGCGGATCGTGCCGGAGCTGCCGACCGATGCGGTGCTCGAGGTGCTGTGCGAGGTGGATGCCGACGGGGTGCATCCGCTGCCCATCGCCCCCGTCGAGCTCGGACGGCTGGGCCTGATGAGCTCTCTGCGGGCCTCCGAGCGGAAGATCCTCGAGGCGGCGGTCACCGGATCCCGCGATGCCGCCTGGCAGGGCTTCGCCACACATCCGCTGGTCAGCTCCCCGGAACTGGGTGCGAAGCTGCTGGAGGGCTATGTCGCCGGGCACCCCCAGATCGCGGAGCTGCTGGGCACGGACCTGCTGGGCACGGACTGA